Below is a genomic region from Methanosphaera sp. ISO3-F5.
AAAAAAGTATTAAAAATATAAAAGGTAAATGTAAGTAAAATATTATCTTACAATTTTGTTACCAACCATTATAGCCTTATTAAGTTGATCCTCTTTAGAAGAAATACTATTCTCCCTAGCATTACCAATCAACAATTCAACATCCTCAACAACAAAACCCATACCACGAATAACATCAACACTAGTTTCAAGATTATGCTTAATATACTCATACATAGGAGGATCCACAGCAGCCTGACTAGCAATCACAGAAAACTTCTTACTACTGACACCATAAAAGTCAACACCATTCATAACAGCATACAACCTATCAATAAAAATCTTAGCAAGACTAGAAACATTACCCATGTAAATAGGAGTACCAAGAATTATACCATAAGCATCCTTAATAGCACTATAAATCTGCTGCAAATCATCATCCTGACAACAAGTACCATTATTACTAGCACAATAATCATCAGCCTGACAAGTCCTGATATTCATAGAATTCAAATCAAACAATTCAGTATCAGCACCCTTCTGAGCAGCCGTACTAAGAGCTTTTTCCAAAGCAATCCTAGAATTACTACCCTCACGGGGACTAGTATTTATACCAATAATCTTCATTAAATCACCATAAAAAAATAATTCTATAATAAT
It encodes:
- a CDS encoding flavodoxin family protein: MKIIGINTSPREGSNSRIALEKALSTAAQKGADTELFDLNSMNIRTCQADDYCASNNGTCCQDDDLQQIYSAIKDAYGIILGTPIYMGNVSSLAKIFIDRLYAVMNGVDFYGVSSKKFSVIASQAAVDPPMYEYIKHNLETSVDVIRGMGFVVEDVELLIGNARENSISSKEDQLNKAIMVGNKIVR